In Saccharomyces paradoxus chromosome IV, complete sequence, the DNA window ACCAAAGGCACTACCCTGTTTCTAACAGTAGCTTCATTGAAGCCCCAGCTTACAATAGATCCATTTTGACctaaaatcattatttcACCCTTATCGCCATTATCCTGATAACCAAATATAACGATTTCATCAGGCACCAAATTTGTCGGTTGTAACCCTTGGCTATTAAGCAATCTCATACATTGTTTGAGATCATAGCCCTCTCCGGTGGTAATTGTGATACAGTTCTTCACCTTCAAGTACTTTTTACTAAGAACATCCTCCAGATTATCACGTCCTTTTTCCTCAACTCCGTGGTTTGGCACAAAACTTCGTCTCAGAAAGCGAGTAGGATTCTTGGAATTTTTAAGCGTCTTCATGGTCTTGATCTTCGTATCCACTGGCTTGTTTCTCTTATTGGTCTCCTTCTCTGCAGCCAGTTCATCTCTCCAACGGTCATCTCGCACTTTGGAATTCTGTATTAATAAACTGGTTCCCAACCGTCTGATTTGGGACCTTGGTACGGAACCGAATGAGCTCGTCAGAACTCTGAATGAAAGCATCATATTATGGTTATTTATTAGGTCCTCCATAAGAGGTAGAAGGGCCTCATTCAATACTCGCACGCACTCATATTCACcgaaaaattaaataaaatgcGAAGTTTGGAAGAGgagagaagaaataaacCATCACAATAAATCCACAACTGCCTTTACTACCTGGAACATATATAACCTACTTCATCTTACAACGGTGAACTAGATGAATCAACTATTATAAACATGGTATATAGGACGTTGTATATACTTACCTTTAACGGCTGCGTTATAGCGCCGCACAGACCCTTAAAGGCTTATCTTTGCAAGTCAATAACAGATGATTTTCCGGTTTTGTGGCAATATAATATTGCCCATCTATTCCCTTTATGAGCCTCTTTGGAAAGGTTATTATAAATGCTCGTGGCAAAGCTTCTAGGAGTTGAGTTATTACCTGACCCAAATACTTTTCTCAGCCATTCTTCCTTCTGAGCCAAGGAAGTAATTGAGATTATTTCCAAAGTCTCATCTCTCAAGGCATCAACAGTAATAATTGGCGCATTGGATAAACTGTGTATTATCATACTCGAAGAATTTCTGGCTGCATCCTCGTAAAcccatttttctcttttattagCTTTCTTAGATCTTGTAGCCATGTTTGGAACATAAATTACCTTTTGATTATTAGTCGAACCAGCAACAACATCATCTATATCACCTTCTTGACTACTACCGGCACTGCTGCTTTCATCCCATCTTTTAAATTCGTCACCCTTATCGCCCAGAGTCAGGCTATCGGTAATTAAAGTTTTATTACCAGTTTCTTGTTGGTACAAAGTTAAAAACTCATCGAGATCTAAATCTACATCAACATTTGtgctcaatttttttatttttagtgGCTTATACTTCCTCTTATGATTGGTTAGGGGATATGCTTGTTGCTTAATCAGCAAAATCCAGTCTATACCGTCCTGTTGAGCGCCACTAACGACATCATCCACCGAAGAGCAATCCCTCAACATATCCGCTTTAATATTTTGCTTCCACAATGTATTCAATATCGTGACCCCGATTGTGTCTAGTAAAGAATTCGAAAAACTCGATATCAATACATCACACCTGCTTGGCTTCCAATCAACCGCTgtatctttcaaaaacctgtttctcttctttatcCTATTTCCCGAAGCAAGTTTGAAATAGTTTTGAGCTATACCGAAGATTGTTTCCCATGCTAAGTTGAAACCTACGGCCTTACGAGTATTGCTGCTCTTTCTTCCTGATGGTCTGGCAAAAAAGGATATCAAAGTATCATACCTCCCTCCAGCAGCTATCATATTACGTGAGGATCCATCGTCATAAACCGCATGAAACATGATACCTCCCTTGTAAAAAGCGCTATTGTAGTTACTCAAGGGAGATATCACAACGTTTCTCGCCACCTCTAAGGGTTTTAAGTAACTGAGAACCTTTGATATATGCGACAACGAGtcctcaattttttttagatgTGGACTATCAATCATCAATTTATGCAGGCGCTTTTTGGCTGCTTCGAAGTCCAGTCTGAAATCAAATAAttccaaatcattcaaTGCTGTAGAAGATATATTCAATTGTGCCTTTAATTCATTCTTAACTTCCTTGAATGACCTTGCAAAGCCAACTTGCGACAACATCCGTGAAACCAGGGGCCTTTGTGCTTTATCAATATTCgtaaaattgaagacaCTCTCCAAAATATCAGCATGAtttaatatgaaaaaagtattCGTTTTTTCGAACACAGGAAATACGGTTAATATTTCATCGATAATTTTCAAGCTTTCTGCATCATAAAAACCTGACTCcgaagaagattttgaaattatATCGAAGTCGATCTCACCAAACTTTCTAGGTTCCAAACTTGACCTTGAATGATCAGGAGGTCTGTAAACGTGCTGCATCCTATATTGCTTAGAAATCAAACTTGGATTTTTAGACAAATACCTAGCCATAGGATAGGTTAAATCATATTGTAACTGTAAGACGGTGCCGCCCTTGTCAAGCACTTCATATACATTCTGCGTACCGTATATGGGCGCCTTTGGAAAAATCCTTGGGGGAGCATTGTTTTCAATGCCTCCATGTTTCctaaaaattttaactACCTCTTCTGTCATTTGAGACCTCAGAATGTTTGCAAAAGGAGTGGATGTCGGTACTGAGTTGTCAAATAGAATATCATTTGTTAGACTGTAAGATTGGTTAAATAAACTTTCTCTGACCTGCTGTTGCCAAGGGGATGAAGGATTCGACAAACTCTTTAAGGCCTCTTTGATTACTTCATCCTGGTGTTTTACAGGAAGCCAACCACTGTTTAGTAATGCCCTAGCACCAGGCCTTTTATTAGGATCATGGTCTACGAGTAACcttataattttcttttccactTTCATCTTATTATCGTCAAAATCAGGAGGAAATTCTATCGACACTGAtcttaactttttcaaaatgttaACTCTCTCCATACCCGTAGTGAATGGATAGatcatttcaaaaaatatgattCCAAGTGAGTACATATCgatcttttcattataatGACCTGTGCCATCCAAAACTTCAGTAGCAACATACATTGCTGTACCGATGGCAGATGTCAAATTGTCTGAACTGCCTGGCAAATTCTGTGAATCTAGCTTGAGTATATCCAGGGATCTATGAACATTCTTAGCCAATCCAAAATCGCCGATTTTAACATTTCTCGATTCATcgataaaaatattcattgGCTTCAGGTCTCTATGAATGATACCTTGAGAATGTATATAACTCAATGCTTCCAGTATTTGTCGAAATAATCTCCAATATTCATCGCGTTGTTGATTTAAATTTTCGGAATGGATCAAATCATATAGCGTTCTATTTTCACAGTACTccatttgaataaaaagCGTACTTCTCTTCTTAACAGCAGTCATAGGTTTTACACCACTCCTCCTTTTTGGAACGTTCTGGATACTCTTTGATTCTTTATCAGTATCGTCTTGACTTTCACTTGAAGAGGTTGAAGAGGTATCATGGCCtaaatcttcattttcattatctCGAGaactattttcaaaaacgaTATCAGGATATCCTGATCCCGATATAAAATCCCAGTTACTGTTATCCAAATCATGATTTGttctatttttgaagatacTACTTTGATCTAAtaaatcattttcttcaaaatcagaGGAAGATTCGCTTAAGTCGCTTTGTTCGTCAGTCGATTCAAAAACGTTTTCATCCATACCGTCTTCTTCTAACCACGCAGCATAATAACGCACAACATATTGATGATTCAAGCTTGCTAGCAACATTACTTCACTTAATATAGTAGATAGCTTTTCTTCCGTGTGCCTAATCTTCTTGATTGCATAGTACCTGCTGTCGAGAGCATTACGTGCCTTGACGACTTGACCAAATGCGCCCTGGCCTAAAACTGCAATCTCTTCAAAGTCAGAAGCATATCGCGATCGCGTTGCAGGATTTATAGAAGAGAATCTGGAGCCAACATTAAATGACCTTCTTCGTATACTAGATTGTGAAAGTGTTCTACCTCCATTGCCCCGAAAATCTGTGGTATCCCCAGGAACTAACTCCAATGAATTAGAATTGGCGCTCTCAGAAACTAAGTTAAATCGATTGATCGTGGAGTCAATATTGGTCCTTAAGAATTTCATAGGCAATAGCTCTAATGTTCCTAATCTTTTCTTCGGATCAGTACTAAGCATTTTCGAAAGAAGGTCATATAAAGTTTCATCCATACTTGTTGAATCTAGGAATTCTTGAGGCGTTTCAAAATTCATTACTATATCAGATCCACTAATTATCTGAATGAACAAAACGCCAAGTTGCCAAATATCAGTCAATCTCTGAGGTTTGGCGTTTCTGAATTTCACCAACTCAGGAGCTATCCACGTGCTTGGAGATAACTCAACTGAAGAGCCATTTTTGTTTGGATATCTCGATAGCATACTCAATACAGTGAAGCCATAAGTAGAGTGG includes these proteins:
- the GCN2 gene encoding serine/threonine-protein kinase GCN2 (Protein kinase~similar to YDR283C), translating into MSLSHLTLDQYYEIQCNELEAIRSIYMDDFIDLTKRKSSWDKQPQIIFEITLRSVDNEPVESSITLHFAMTPMYPYTAPEIEFRNVQNVMDSQLQMLKSEFKKIHNTSRGQEIIFEITSFTREKLDEFQNVVNTQSLEDDRLQRIKETKEKLEKEEREKQRETIKKRSDEQRMIDEIVQRELEKRQDDDDDELLFNRTTQLDLHPPSEWIASGEAIVFSKTIKAKLPNNSMFKFKAVVNPKPIKLTSDIFSFSKQFLVKPYIPPESPLANFLMSSEMMENFYYLLSEIELDNSYFNTSNGKKEIANLEKELETVLKVKHDNVNRLFGYTVERMGRNNATFVWKIRLLTEYSNYYPVGDLIQSVGFVNLATARIWMIRLLEGLEAIHKLGIIHKCINLETVILVKDADFGSTIPKLVHSTYGFTVLSMLSRYPNKNGSSVELSPSTWIAPELVKFRNAKPQRLTDIWQLGVLFIQIISGSDIVMNFETPQEFLDSTSMDETLYDLLSKMLSTDPKKRLGTLELLPMKFLRTNIDSTINRFNLVSESANSNSLELVPGDTTDFRGNGGRTLSQSSIRRRSFNVGSRFSSINPATRSRYASDFEEIAVLGQGAFGQVVKARNALDSRYYAIKKIRHTEEKLSTILSEVMLLASLNHQYVVRYYAAWLEEDGMDENVFESTDEQSDLSESSSDFEENDLLDQSSIFKNRTNHDLDNSNWDFISGSGYPDIVFENSSRDNENEDLGHDTSSTSSSESQDDTDKESKSIQNVPKRRSGVKPMTAVKKRSTLFIQMEYCENRTLYDLIHSENLNQQRDEYWRLFRQILEALSYIHSQGIIHRDLKPMNIFIDESRNVKIGDFGLAKNVHRSLDILKLDSQNLPGSSDNLTSAIGTAMYVATEVLDGTGHYNEKIDMYSLGIIFFEMIYPFTTGMERVNILKKLRSVSIEFPPDFDDNKMKVEKKIIRLLVDHDPNKRPGARALLNSGWLPVKHQDEVIKEALKSLSNPSSPWQQQVRESLFNQSYSLTNDILFDNSVPTSTPFANILRSQMTEEVVKIFRKHGGIENNAPPRIFPKAPIYGTQNVYEVLDKGGTVLQLQYDLTYPMARYLSKNPSLISKQYRMQHVYRPPDHSRSSLEPRKFGEIDFDIISKSSSESGFYDAESLKIIDEILTVFPVFEKTNTFFILNHADILESVFNFTNIDKAQRPLVSRMLSQVGFARSFKEVKNELKAQLNISSTALNDLELFDFRLDFEAAKKRLHKLMIDSPHLKKIEDSLSHISKVLSYLKPLEVARNVVISPLSNYNSAFYKGGIMFHAVYDDGSSRNMIAAGGRYDTLISFFARPSGRKSSNTRKAVGFNLAWETIFGIAQNYFKLASGNRIKKRNRFLKDTAVDWKPSRCDVLISSFSNSLLDTIGVTILNTLWKQNIKADMLRDCSSVDDVVSGAQQDGIDWILLIKQQAYPLTNHKRKYKPLKIKKLSTNVDVDLDLDEFLTLYQQETGNKTLITDSLTLGDKGDEFKRWDESSSAGSSQEGDIDDVVAGSTNNQKVIYVPNMATRSKKANKREKWVYEDAARNSSSMIIHSLSNAPIITVDALRDETLEIISITSLAQKEEWLRKVFGSGNNSTPRSFATSIYNNLSKEAHKGNRWAILYCHKTGKSSVIDLQR